In Lathyrus oleraceus cultivar Zhongwan6 chromosome 2, CAAS_Psat_ZW6_1.0, whole genome shotgun sequence, the DNA window atcatgagatcacattaaacataaggacattattcttaaagtatccatagttgagctttattgtgaagtgggataacattaaagcattaagactattatgtatctagactgatgatcacatctcattGATCATGGATAAGGAGTGACCTCGAtggttgatgggtactccacgaagcatgttgagggacatgagtgacctcgatggaatttgcccatcctgcgtaacaggataaatgtctatgggcccaatattgaactagacaaggatgacacggtctatgccttgtgttcaatatagacataagggtaaaaggtTAATTGTaaacataagtattatcacaaaaggatttgtcaaatgacatgacatttttgtgtcttgggtaacagtgatatgttgctagataccgctcactgtttattatgttaaatacgtgatttaatataattgtcaatgccgcgaaaacctacagggtcacacacaaaaggacggattgatgagagatagagtaactaaggaacaccgtaaggtacaatatacttaagtgaattgtagaacatcgtaaggtccggtgtacttaagtagaatatgaaatattATAAGGTAtcatgcgcttaagtgattttggcatattataagatatgtgccacatacacttaagtgggctttttagcttgcagcccacataatgattctataaatagaacccttatgcaaAAGCATTTGTGAAGTTccaatttcgtttctctctctctctctctctctctctctctcacacacacacacacacacacacacacacacacacacacactgaaagccttcatttgtagcagctagcactgagattgaaggaatccatttgtgtggactgagtagaggcgttgtcatcgttcaatgttcatgatcgctccgtagatctgcatcaaaggttacaatcgccataagaggtaacgattctatcactgatcttgcccattcgtaaggatcactaaaggagaatttttttaaattccgctgcgttttggatcactGTTCTCCTTCACATTGCTCTCGAGTTAATTTTATGGGGATGGCGTTGTCTTTTTAAATCTTGTTTTAAGTCCGTGTCTACTATTGTTGCATTAGCACACCACCTAATCATTCCCTAAAGCATCACAAAACACCTAATAATACTTATAAGGGTCTATAATTACCAAAATCACACCGGTCATTAGTTTCTTCTTCAACATGCAAAAACTCTGTTAGCACCCCGAATCCCAACAAACTAGAATTTCTTTGCGAGTGAGGTTGGTCAATGGTAAAGCTGATTGAGAAAATATAATTATGAATATCCGATAATATCCTTCCAATCCTAAGAATTTTCTGATCTCAGAAGCATTCTTAGGTCTTTCCCAATTAATTATGTACCACCCGgatttttgatattttatttttaagtcttgtattatttttaatttaattgtTTAAGTTGATGATTTTTTGGTAGAATTAGTATAGAAGTGAGAATTTGTGGTTTAGTATTAAAATAGAATTTAAATAGATtttgatttatttaaataataaaaataataaggAATTAAGCTTTGGGCAGCAAATTAGAATTTAAATTAAAATCAAGGAAATGGTGGAATTGGTGAGAATTGAGGGGAGTTAGAGAATTATTGAAATTAGTAGGGTTTTATTTAAATAACGGGGGAAATTAGATTTAGGATTGTTGTTGGGAGAAATAGTTGGCATTAGAGTCAGAGAGATCCCTAGTAGAGTAAGAGGTGGGAGAGAATGAGCTTTCATTGTCAAAAGTTTCAACCTTTGCTGCAAGTTTGAGGTATGGAGAATTGTTCTTCTATGGGTGTTTAAGTATATAGGATAGAGAGGGATCCTtacctttttttttcttcttccttttCCTTCATTGTTGTGTAAATTGGACCTTGAAGAGAGTTTTTGAAAAACTCTTTGGGTTATTATTGATCGATTCAATTTCATATCGTGTGTGGATTGTTAAAAGTTATGTGATTTTATGTATGAAATTCGTGAATTATTGTGTTCTTGTATTTTGAATGAgtttgatgaaatgtgatgatgaTAAGATCTTGACTCAATGCTTTGAACGTTAAATCTATGTGCTTTGATGTGTTAAATTCTGTATGATTTGAGTACTATGAGTTGTAACTTGTGTATAGATGAGTAGATATGATCATTCATGTTCAAAACTAAATTGGATTAGGTCTAGGTTGAAGAAATAGGGTTTGGGGTGAAATTCTCGTGAAAATTTATCAGAAAATCACATATAGACATAGAAGGGGATTAATCATCTTGTTTCATGCGTAAGTTGAGTTCCATAAGTTCTTTTGAGGTGAATTTAGTTGTGTTAGAAAACTAACGCAATAATCTTTCTATTAAAGTGGGTAAATTGGGTCGAGGAGTGATACAATAGTAGCAGTTCTCTGATTTTTATACCTGAGGCATAGTCAAATTTCAGTCATACGTTGGTCAACTTGTTTCACACGTAACTTAAGTTTCGTAAGTTTGTTTGAGGTGCGGTCAGTTGCGTTAGAAAGAAGgtttaacaaaattttaaattgGAGAGTTTCATAATTTTGTCTGATATATATAATTTATGGTGCTATTTTTAAGTTAGATATTCTATTTTAGATTTTATGCAAGAAATACTATGGTATGGTTGAACTAAAACAAATAGAACTGGAGTTTCGCAACTACGGTCGAGATTTAATCAATTGTGTTTGAAAGAGGgtttaaataatttttaaacTAGAGGGTTTCATAATTTAATCACGAGTCTATAATATTTGGTGTTATTCTGAAGCAAGACAATTTTAGAGTTAAGGCCAGAGTTTTGGGAAACCCTTTAGAAATTTAACGAATTGAAATAATTATAAAGAACTTAAGTTTGAGCTATTCAGAGTTGGATTGATATGTTTAGAGTCCATTGACGTGCTTAGAGTTAGAGTTGAAGGTAACTGATATTTTAAAGTTGAGTTTGAGTTATATATAATTAAAAGAGGTAAGTTCTGAGCTATATGATATATTAAAGTTATATTTGAGAACCAAATGAGTTGAATTTGAGTTATTTAGTTGTTTGGAATTAAATTTGATATGTTTATAGTTAAGTTCCATGTTATCTGACTGGTTAGAGTTGAGTTGATTTTGTTTAGAGTTATTATGAGTTAAGGTTAGAATACATCTGATGACTCTTAATTTTGAATAAAAAGTGTTAAAGTTATTGTGAGTTTTGTGGAGTTCTAAGTAGACTTGTTAAATATTGATTGTTGTGTGGAATGATGTTTTTACCCTGTGGATAACCATTGTTGAGTAATTATATAAGTGTATTATTATGATAAGTTTTGTGTTGAGGGGCTCATGAAGACGAAAATTGTTGAGTTATATTGCGATGTGTGGTTTAGAGAGGAATCACTATTGTGGCCTTATATTGGTGATGTTTAATACTTATATTGAATTATGTCGAGGTGATTAGTTCAGAGAGGAACTATTCATTGTGGCCTTTTATTGGCGATGTATGGACTTCAATCTAGTGATGCATTATTGGTTTAGAGAGGGGATCAATGACGAGTCTGGGACTTCAGTCTGATGATGAGTCTTAGGTTCAGGGAGGAACTTGGAACTGTTAGAACAATATTTGGTTTTGTATCTATATCTTTATTTTTAATGATAACAATGTagtatttgtgtgagaacaattttggtactCTAACGGTTTGTTATTGTGTAACTTTAATAGCCAGTTCTGATTCTAAGTTCATGACATGCGACGTCATCAATTTCTAAACATTTGTTCTGAATTTCACTTCTGCGATGTATCACTCTGAAAAGTTAGGAAAGACGCCATGTTAATGCTATAATATTCTTTTTCTTATGTACCAATTCACTCTTGAGAGGTTTTGGAAAGACGCCATGTTGTTACTACAATGTTCTCTCAGTTTCTGCTTTTGGATGTGACTCTGGTTatcaagcttctgaagaatggcaagattctgaagttttgttacttaactgaagattatgaagatctcaagccagacaCTGATGTGGTCGAGGTTCTTactgaagactctgaagattttGAAGTTTAGGTACTTAGCTGAAGACTTTGAATATATCAAGCCAGAAACTGGCGTGGTCAAGGTTCTGACTGTTTTAGCTTTGTGTTTCTTGttttcatgcttcatcaactaTTCATCAGAAGCAACTGAATTTAAAGATAAGATTAAAAGATACGTGACCAAATAGTACATAGCCATTACGGAATTCCCTGCCTATTAAGGAACACTGAAAGGCTGGAACCCCCACGGTGTCCCAGCTAATTGAACGTCATAGGTATCCAAGTAACACCACTATTGAGTCACTGATCACCTATCAGGTTTATCGGGTTTCAACCGTAATGTAAAGTGTTTCTCTTTAGTGTAGCTTTTTATTATTCCCCGGAATTTTAAAGCATTATGTGAGTAAGACAAGCCAATTATTTTGAATACAAAACATAAAATAACATGTTTGATGGAATAACTGAATTTTATTGATATAGAATATGTACATATGGTGAGTACAAGGATGCAGACACCCTTAATGAGGATGTTGCGAAAATTGAAATGGCAATGGGAAACATTTTTGTATATTTTTCTCCATTGATTACAGCATTGGCCTTAGTCTACCATATAATCTGAATCCCAAGACCTTGCTTCAGCTGACGGTGATTGAATCGGTCCTTGACGCTTTGATATCTAGCTTGTAGCATATGGGCTCAAGGATCATAgtcaatgcctttatccctaactttttctTGGATCTTTCAATTCTTTTTGTCCACCAGgatgctcctttttgcctaagccacccttttGGGTTTTTGGCTTAGCGAGCTTCATATGtgttccctaacttttgcatggacaaaTCATTTTTTGGTCCATCAGGATAGCCATTTTTTCCTAGATTCACCTTGCGAAGGTTAATCTAGCGGGCTTTCATCAtttttttaggcataatatttttttacTATGTCTGCATTCACTGGCGAAGGtaaatcttccccatccattgttgtgaggattagagacccacatgagaaggcctttttgacaacgaaaggtccctcatagttgggagtccatttgcctcgcGGGTCTGAGTGAATGGAAGAATACCtcttaagcacgaggtctccAACATGGTACGCACGAGGAagaaccttcttgtcaaaagcttgTTTGAGACATCtttggtataactgaccatgacagaCGACCGTCAAACGCTTCTCTTTAATTAGATTCAGCTGATCATATCGGGATTGAACCCATTTAGCTTCATCAAGATCAGCTTCCATGATGACCCTAAGTGAAGGAATCTCGACTTTGATCGGTAGGACAACCTCCATTCCATAAACCAGAGAGTATGGAGTTGCCCCAGTGGATGTGAGGACTGAGGTTTTGTAACCATGtagagcaaagggtaacatctcatgccaatccttgtatgtcttgaccatcttctggacgattcttttaatatttttgttAGCTGCTTCTACGTTGCTGTTCATCTTGGGACAAcatggtgaagagttatggtgctcaatcttaAACTCTTCGCACAACTCCCTCATCATAGTGTTATTGAGGTTACTGGcgttgtcagtgatgatcttgctaggtatcccatagcggcagattatctctttcttgataaaccgggtaaccacttgtcgaGTGACGTTGGTATACGAAGCAACTTCGACtcattttgtgaagtaatcaatagtgactaggatgaatcgatgtccattggaggctttgggctctatcatcccaatcatattgatgccccacaAGGAAAAGGGCCACAAAGAAGTTAGAACATTCAGCGGAGTTGGTGGCACTAAGATATTGTCACCATATATCTGGCACTTATGGCATCTTTTCACAAAATTGTAGCAATCAACCTCCATCGTCgtccaataataaccagcccgaaggatcttcttggccatagcAGGACCCTTCCCATGTACACCCTCGCAGCCCTCGTGTATGGACTTTATGATTGTActagcttcgtgtctatccacgcatttgagcagtacggaatcataattcctcttgtaTAGTACATCCCCGTTTAGGAAGAACTTGGAAGAGAATCTTCTCAGAGCTTTCTTATCGGTAATGGATATACCCTCGGTATATTGTTGTTTCTCCAGAAATGTTTTGATGTCGTAGAACCACGGCTTATCGTCAGGATCAGCCTCAATTGCAAGGCAATGTGCTGGTTCCTCTAAGTGGTAAATCTGGATGgatggtgcttcattcttccattttACTTTGAACATAGATGCCAATGTGGCTAGAGCAGAGGCTAACTGATTTTCTTCCCTAGAAATATGGTGAAAGGAGATTTCATCAAAATAGTGTATCAGTTTTCTGATATGCTCTTTATAAGGTATCAACTTGCTATCCCGAGTCTCCCAATCGCCTTTCACCTGACTAATTACCAAAGTTGAATCACCGAATacctcaagaatcttgattcTCAAGTCGATTGCCGCCTCTAAAGCgtagatacatgcttcatatttTGCCATGTTGTTAGTGCAATCAAAACACAATCTATCCGTAAAGGAAAGGTGGAAACCAGATGGAGAAGTGATGACGAAACCTATACCATGACCTCGAGCATTGGAAGCACCGTCAAACACGAGTGTCCATCGCAATCCTAGTTCGGGGCCTTCCTTAGGGATTACCTTGAAGCCTGGCATAGTGAAGTCTCTGATAAACATGATAGCTTCATCTCGAAAGTCAAACCTCAACGGTTGGTACCCTTCGATAGACAGGTGAGCAAGATAGTCAGACAGAATGCTCCCTTTTATTGCTTTCTGGGTCACATACTGTATATTGTACTCGATTAACAACATTTGCTATTGGGCGATTCTACCAGTAACAACAGGCTTTTCGAATATATACTTtatcggatccatcttggatattaGTAAAGTAGTATGGCAAATCATATATTGTCTGAGGCTTTGAGCAGACCAAGTCAAAGCAATATAAGGATTCTCTAAAAGTGAGTATCGGGTCTCAcattcagtgaatttcttgctgagATAGTAGATAGCATGTTCTTTCTTTCCTGTATCGTCGTGTTGACCCAAAACGCAACCCATGGATTCCTCAAGTACTGTGAGGTACATAATGAGTGGCCTACCAGCAACCAGTGGTACcaagattggtggttcttgcaagtacttttttattttatcgAAGGCCGCTTGGCAATCGTTGTTCCATGCAATCGATTGGTTCTTTCTCAAAAATTTGAATATGGGTTTGTAGGTAACCGTCAAGTGAGATATGAATCTATAGATGTAATTAAGTCGCCCAAGGAAGCCTCAGACTTCTTTTTCTGTTCGGGGAGCTGGCATGTCTTAGATGGCTCGAACTTTgtcgggatcaacctcaatacctttctgaCTGACTATGAAACCCAAAAGTACATTTAGCCGGAATCATACGCAGTTTAAACTTTCGGAGTCTCACAAACAACTTTCTCAGGTTTACCAGATGATCTTCCTCAGTTCTGGATTTGGAAATCAtgtcgtccacataaacctcaatctcttcatgaatcatgtcgtgaaatAGTGTTACCATGGCGTACTGATATGTTGCCTCTACATTCTTCAAGCCGAATGGCATGACTTTGTAGCAGTAAGTTCCCTAAGGTGTGataaaagttgtcttctccatatcgtctggtgacatctttatctgattggacccggagaacccatccatgaaagaaaacaCGGAGAATTAAGTTGTGTTGTCGACCAAAgcatcaatatgaggcaaagggaagTCATCCTTTAGGCTCTCTCTTGTGAGGTCTCGATAGTATACACACAATCTGactttcccatccttcttcggaactgGAATGATATTAGCAACCCACTGCAGGTACTTAGAAATGGCTAAGAAGCAAGCCTCTAGCTGCTTCttaacctcttccttgatcttgagtGCCATATCGAGTATGGGccttctgagcttctgcttgacctGAGGACATTCAGGCTTGAGTGGTAAGTGGTGTTCAACAATGTTGGTGTCTAACCCTGGtatatcttgatacgaccaagcgaagacgtcaacatattcaCGCAACAATTCTACCAACTCGGAGTGTACATGCTCGGCAAGAGATGCCCCAACTTTTACTTCTCTTTTGTCAATTTGAAAACCCAAGTTAATGACATCCACTGGTTCTTTGTATGGCTGAATCTctttctcttcgtgctcaaggagccGTGCTAGTTCAGCCggtaattcacaatcttcctcactgtcGTCTTCAGCTTGGTTGATTGGAAGTCCAGATTCATAGTTGATTTTAGCCGTGTCGTAATCAATGGTTTTATTTGCTCTGCATatgatgagcttattttagtatgattttttttaaaaagaagTGGGAAAAGAAGAAAAGAATAGAAATCTTTTGCCAATTCGTTGTTTTTAGTGAAAAAGGAAAATAACTGAAAGAAAGGGAACAAAATTTTTGCATGCAAAAAAGTACTTTTTATTTattcacataatacttttaaacatggGGGCCTTTACAAGCTATCCTCTTGTCTCGGGAGAGGGCGAGGGATggagaaaacaaaatgcattacgtTTTTTCCGAGTACACCATAGGAATCACGGTGGCTGtctgaagctagcggaaatatacccgaacgt includes these proteins:
- the LOC127123199 gene encoding uncharacterized protein LOC127123199 translates to MLLIEYNIQYVTQKAIKGSILSDYLAHLSIEGYQPLRFDFRDEAIMFIRDFTMPGFKVIPKEGPELGLRWTLVFDGASNARGHGIGFVITSPSGFHLSFTDRLCFDCTNNMAKYEACIYALEAAIDLRIKILEVFGDSTLVISQVKGDWETRDSKLIPYKEHIRKLIHYFDEISFHHISREENQLASALATLASMFKVKWKNEAPSIQIYHLEEPAHCLAIEADPDDKPWFYDIKTFLEKQQYTEGISITDKKALRRFSSKFFLNGDVLYKRNYDSSDTSQK